GTTTCCTGGAATAGCAGCTGGTCGCTCGTCACATAGACCGATTCCCACGGGGATGCCGGTGTTTCAAACGGCCCGATGAACATTCTCGTGTAATCCCAATGCAAGTCCTCATAATGTTTCTCAATTTTACCCGGATTGTGGTCCGCCAGGTAACGCTTCACTTCCTGGATGCCAGCTTGAATGCCCTCCGATTCTTCACGGAACGGAAAAATATCAATCATATTGTGCTGGATGAAGTGTTTCACGTATTCCCTGGACGGCTCTTCGAGAAAAAATCTTCGCAAAATGTCGTAGGCGAATTCCCTGGCGTAAAATATATTCAACACATCGTCTACTCTAAGCACCTGTTTTACCGGTGGCATATCGATCATCCTTTCTCCCTAGATTCTTGCAAGCTCAAATTCTTTTACGTCGGCCAATTCAAGATTCACTTCCTTGATGCTTCTTTCATAGCGTGCCGTTTCGATGACATTAGATGAAATGATGACATCGATGTCTTTATGACGAAGCAGCGGAATGGCCTCTACTGAAAATTGCAGGAAGTCATACTCAGTATTATCAATGAACGGCATATTCCGTTTTTCGAGCGTTTTCCGGACGGACCGTTTGTCTTTCCCAAATACTTTGGCCGTTTTGAAATAGTAATCATGTTGTGAGAACGTATAGGTTGCATCAAGTGTTTGATCATGGTTTTGTTGATAGATTTGGCCTGTAAATTTATTTTCAAGAGAACAGTAGTGAACTCCCATTTCGAAATCCTGCTCGATTGCGAATTGAACGAGTTCGTGGCAAAGGGCCTCACTTTCCGCAACAGCAAGTCCGCCTGCATACCAGAAGTTGTAGTAGACTTCATATGGCGGGTTTTTAAGGGAAAACCCCCTGTCTTTAAACGGCTTCGGATTCTCAAGCGGAAAACAAAATTCAAGCAAATTGATTCCGAAGATACCCAGTTCCTCCAGATCACACAAAAGCTCTTTCATTGCCTCGCCAGTTCCGGGGATAACCGGCATTTCCACGAGGACATCCGGAATGTATTTCTTCGCAAGGCCGATCTGGCGTAAAATGTGCTTTTGCTTGGAATGCTGGTCTTCCATTTTGATACTGAAACGGATTTCATTTAATCCTGCATCTTTTAACCTTTGCAGGATTTCCTCCGTCAACAGGTCGCCGGCCGTATATAACCTCGTATGAACGCCAGGTGCCCGCCGGTTCGCCAGCTCAAAAAAGGAAATGGCCTCTTCTGCATGAAGGAGTGGTTCACCGCCAGTCAGCGCCAAATGCGTCAGCTTTGTGCCCTGATTCAAGATGCTCTCCAATTCGCCGTTCACATTTTTGGTATGCTGCAAATAAAAATGATAGTTGTCCTGGTTTTTGTTAAAGCAGAAGTAACAGTCGCGGTGGCACTTCAGTGAGACAAAACTTGTATAACTGCCGGTGCCGGTCTGGCATGCTTCACAGGCACTTGAAATCCGGTTTCTGTTCAGGATGCTTTTGTCATTATTTCTGAAAAAGGCTCCATTTTCCTTAAGCTGCCGGACCCGATTCTCTTTTACCGTAGAACCTGACTCATTTTCAAACGGCAGCCCGAATTGTTCGATGTGCTTCAGTGTGCTTTTTTCGACCGTGTCATATATGTCCAGGTAATTCAGCAGCGCCTTATTTCTGCTATGTTCCATCTGCTTTCGTGTAAGAATCCCCATCGGATTCACCTTCCTCGTTTTCGTAGACTATCATCCGGATACAAAGCGAACACGAACAGTTTGTGAACCATTTCACTTGATAGTTCAATTATAAACAACTCCGCTCCCCCTTTATATGGGCTCGGTGTACGAAGATTGGACGGCCGTTTTGTGCATGCAATACATAGGGATTTGTCAGATCGGTGACAATGCAGTGCCCCTTCCGCATTACGATTCTGTGAAAGAGATTGTCCTTCTCACGGCATTGGAATAAGATGGGGTTAGTGACATAAGAAGTCAAGAAAGGATTCGTGATTTCATGAAAGATCCAGTGTCCATCCCTGATATCGCCCATTCATTGCTCACTTCTTCACATGAAGGTGTTTCTTCTTTGACTGCACAGCTTTCTAAGGAGCTTTCACTGCCCGTTCTTGTAACGAATCAGCATTTCCAGCTCATTGCATCCGCTTCATTGCCTGACGGAACAAATACAGACTCTATCCTGGCAATCGAACAGATGGACATGTATGAACACAGCAGCATGTCCAAATGCCGGATCACAATGACTGAAACGTTTTTCCATTGTTGCAGGGTCCCGATTATCCATAAGGCAGATACGGTCGGTTACCTCTTGCTGGTGGATGAACATGAGCGTCTAAACCCGGAATCATGCCAATCCCTCCTCGAGTACACCGCCTCCCTTTTAGCCATTCAACTCCATAAAAAAATTGAACTCCGCCAGGAAAAGATGAATTTCAAAAAGCCGTTTCTATTCGATTTGCTGTACGGAAATATAAAGGACAGACAAGAAATCATTGAGTATGGAAAGGTATGGGGCTGGGACTTCACCATCCCCCAAACAGCCATTGTCTTCTCACTTGTGGACTTTACACATGTGTCATCAGATAAAAAACTGGCAGAAAAGCTTCTTTACATCGTTGAGAAAACGCTCCTAGGGCACAACATGAAACCGGTCACGATGTTAAAGCAAAACCAGGTGACAGCGATAGTGGCAACGGAACACGAAACAGCAGAACAAACTACTTCTCTTTTGGAAGCGCTTGCCGCTTCGGTCATCAAGCAAATGCACAGCCTTCATGCTGACCGGACGTCCGCATGCGGACTCGGGAAAACGTACCATAACCCGACAGATCTGTTTCGCAGCTTTCAGGAGGCGAAAGTGGCGCTGGAAATCGGCCAATTGCTGAAGATTCCGATTCCGTTTTTTACCGACCTCGGCCTTGAGAGAATCTTATATAAGCATGATCTGCAAGAACTGAAAGAATTTTATCAATCAAGCCTTGGCGACTTGATTCTCTATGATGAAAACCACCACACCGATCTGGCGGAAACACTCGAGTCCTTTGCCGCCAACCAATTTGAAATGACAGCGACCGCCAATGCGCTGTTCTTGCACCGGAACACTTTGCGGTACCGCTTGAAAAAGACGGAAGAAATATTGGGCTTGAAACTGGATGATTGGAATAATAGATTGAAAATCGTGGCTGCATTCAAAATTAAACAACTGCGGAAAATATAAGTGCAGGGTGGAGATTCATTATGAAAGACGGCATTTATCGCAACAGTTGCCCGCGGAACTGCTATGGGACATGCGGGATTCTGTCCCATGTGGAAAATAACAAACTGATCAAGGTAACAGGTAATCCTAATCATGGCTATACGAAGGGAAAACTTTGCGCAAAAGGATACGCCTATACCGAATTTGTATACAGCCCCCATCGTTTGAAATATCCGATGATGCAAACGCCAAGGGGATCTGGCAACTGGCAGCGAATCTCCTGGGATGAAGCCTATTCACGCATCGCCGAGAAAATGATTGAGCTGAACCGCCGTTATGGCTCCAATCTTGCATCAGGCTATAATAAATTTTCCGGAAACCTTGGTTTATTGCATTATGCAACGGAAGGCATGTTCAACAGCATCGGCCCGCATACAAAGCCAGTCGGGAACCCATGTGCGCTGACCGGTAAATCTGCCTTTAACCGTTCTTTCCATAAAAGTTACAGCTCGGTGCCTGAAGATATGCAAGGTGCAAACTTAATCGTTCTCTGGGGTGCAAACCCGGCCGTGACCAATGTCCACCAGATGAAATTCATTTACGGAGCAAGGCGCCGCGGGGCAAAACTGGTCGTCATTGACCCGATTTTTACGAAAACCGCCCAAAAAGCAGACCTTTATATTCAAATCCAACCGGGAACAGATATGTGGCTTGCACTTGGCATTGCAAAAATACTTTTGCAAGAGGAAAAATACGCAGAAGAATTTGTGGAACGTCACTCCGAAGGCTGGGCGGTGTTCAAACACTGGCTTGAAACTGAACTTGAACTGGAGTATGTACATGAAAAAACAGGCGTATCGCTTGAAGCGATATGCGAACTCAGCAGCTTATATGCTTCAATCAAGCCTGCCGCTACGTGGGCCGGACTTGGAATCCAGCGCACTTGCAACGGAAGTAACAGCATCGAAGCGATAAACAGCCTTGTCGCTATGACCGGAAACCTTACAGAACCGAATGGCGGGCTATATTACATGCACTTTGATGTGGAAAAGTTCCCGTGTGCCCTCTTGCATCATCAAGGTCCGCAACATCCGGTCATTAAATCTTCAAGGGAAGCGGAAATCAGTAATCTGGCAGAAAATGCGCTGAAATTTAATGATCCGCCGCTAAAACTGTTATGGATCGCATCACGCAATATCCTGACGCAAGATACGAACTTGAACGCTTGGCAGGAACTGCTGGACCAACTTGAACTAGTCGTCACCGTTGATCTTTTCATGACCAAAACAGCGCAGCAATCGGATATCGTGCTGCCTGCCGCCACCCATTTTGAAGAAGAAGATTTGAATATCGGATACTGGCATTATTGGCTATCACTCAATCAAAAAGCGATACCCCCTTATTATGAAGCAAAGAGCGATTTGCAGATTGCCAGGGAACTTACGCAAAAACTAAATGAACGTTCACCGTCGTTTTCCAACTTCCCTGCTGATAAAGAACCCATCGATTGGATCAAGGATGAACTGACTCCAGAAATCATGCAGCGTTACGGCATTTCCTGTATAGAAGACCTTATGGAACGTCCTTTCCATAAAAAAGGAGAGCCGTTGTTTTCAGATATGAAGGAGAAGTTCCATTTCTTTTTATCAATCGGCAGTGAGCTGCCGGAGAAAGATTCAGCAGGTTCACGGCAAAATAGGAGGGCATTCCGTCTCATATCTCCTCAGTCCCTATTAAAAATCCATTCGCAATATGAATGGCTGAGCTGGCTTCACCCCCGGGAAAATAAAGAAGCTTATGTCCAAATATCCCGTAGTGCTGCAGCTGATTTAAAATTAGATGAAAATATGAAAGTGGAA
This genomic window from Bacillus marinisedimentorum contains:
- a CDS encoding TorD/DmsD family molecular chaperone, giving the protein MPPVKQVLRVDDVLNIFYAREFAYDILRRFFLEEPSREYVKHFIQHNMIDIFPFREESEGIQAGIQEVKRYLADHNPGKIEKHYEDLHWDYTRMFIGPFETPASPWESVYVTSDQLLFQETTMMVRGLYKKYGYETASFSMEADDHIGLELDFMYHLNQLAIKSAGEKTDTSIPEIMYLLDEQQKFIQQHLGRFAPLLAEKVIEHADAGLYRGLAMILQHYLQIDSKVLSELLNIELVQN
- a CDS encoding radical SAM protein, whose amino-acid sequence is MGILTRKQMEHSRNKALLNYLDIYDTVEKSTLKHIEQFGLPFENESGSTVKENRVRQLKENGAFFRNNDKSILNRNRISSACEACQTGTGSYTSFVSLKCHRDCYFCFNKNQDNYHFYLQHTKNVNGELESILNQGTKLTHLALTGGEPLLHAEEAISFFELANRRAPGVHTRLYTAGDLLTEEILQRLKDAGLNEIRFSIKMEDQHSKQKHILRQIGLAKKYIPDVLVEMPVIPGTGEAMKELLCDLEELGIFGINLLEFCFPLENPKPFKDRGFSLKNPPYEVYYNFWYAGGLAVAESEALCHELVQFAIEQDFEMGVHYCSLENKFTGQIYQQNHDQTLDATYTFSQHDYYFKTAKVFGKDKRSVRKTLEKRNMPFIDNTEYDFLQFSVEAIPLLRHKDIDVIISSNVIETARYERSIKEVNLELADVKEFELARI
- a CDS encoding PucR family transcriptional regulator, coding for MKDPVSIPDIAHSLLTSSHEGVSSLTAQLSKELSLPVLVTNQHFQLIASASLPDGTNTDSILAIEQMDMYEHSSMSKCRITMTETFFHCCRVPIIHKADTVGYLLLVDEHERLNPESCQSLLEYTASLLAIQLHKKIELRQEKMNFKKPFLFDLLYGNIKDRQEIIEYGKVWGWDFTIPQTAIVFSLVDFTHVSSDKKLAEKLLYIVEKTLLGHNMKPVTMLKQNQVTAIVATEHETAEQTTSLLEALAASVIKQMHSLHADRTSACGLGKTYHNPTDLFRSFQEAKVALEIGQLLKIPIPFFTDLGLERILYKHDLQELKEFYQSSLGDLILYDENHHTDLAETLESFAANQFEMTATANALFLHRNTLRYRLKKTEEILGLKLDDWNNRLKIVAAFKIKQLRKI
- a CDS encoding molybdopterin-dependent oxidoreductase, with translation MKDGIYRNSCPRNCYGTCGILSHVENNKLIKVTGNPNHGYTKGKLCAKGYAYTEFVYSPHRLKYPMMQTPRGSGNWQRISWDEAYSRIAEKMIELNRRYGSNLASGYNKFSGNLGLLHYATEGMFNSIGPHTKPVGNPCALTGKSAFNRSFHKSYSSVPEDMQGANLIVLWGANPAVTNVHQMKFIYGARRRGAKLVVIDPIFTKTAQKADLYIQIQPGTDMWLALGIAKILLQEEKYAEEFVERHSEGWAVFKHWLETELELEYVHEKTGVSLEAICELSSLYASIKPAATWAGLGIQRTCNGSNSIEAINSLVAMTGNLTEPNGGLYYMHFDVEKFPCALLHHQGPQHPVIKSSREAEISNLAENALKFNDPPLKLLWIASRNILTQDTNLNAWQELLDQLELVVTVDLFMTKTAQQSDIVLPAATHFEEEDLNIGYWHYWLSLNQKAIPPYYEAKSDLQIARELTQKLNERSPSFSNFPADKEPIDWIKDELTPEIMQRYGISCIEDLMERPFHKKGEPLFSDMKEKFHFFLSIGSELPEKDSAGSRQNRRAFRLISPQSLLKIHSQYEWLSWLHPRENKEAYVQISRSAAADLKLDENMKVEIFNEHGKVIRRVKINPLLPSHTILATQGGQHPINQLIKEDGKQREQEASSYFYDSLVNIRKWREPDV